Proteins from one Pongo abelii isolate AG06213 chromosome 7, NHGRI_mPonAbe1-v2.0_pri, whole genome shotgun sequence genomic window:
- the BAALC gene encoding brain and acute leukemia cytoplasmic protein isoform X2 — protein sequence MGCGGSRADAIEPRYYESWTRETESTWLTYTDSDASPSAAAPDSGPEAGGLHSG from the coding sequence ATGGGCTGCGGCGGGAGCCGGGCGGATGCCATCGAGCCCCGCTACTACGAGAGCTGGACCCGGGAGACAGAATCCACCTGGCTCACCTACACCGACTCGGACGCGTCGCCCAGCGCCGCCGCCCCGGACAGCGGCCCCGAAGCGGGCGGCCTGCACTCGG